From one Mytilus edulis chromosome 1, xbMytEdul2.2, whole genome shotgun sequence genomic stretch:
- the LOC139514907 gene encoding dynein axonemal heavy chain 6-like isoform X1, translated as MATQENDSTDIEVVLKDLKKINKGSLTELKSFTNPPQLVKMVMEAVCILLGRTPSWEQSKKLLGDVNNFMQQIQNYDKDNISPEVITKIRNEYTSDPEFSVEKAKNVSGAVWKLCSWVIAMEKYDNLKKSADGK; from the exons ATGGCTACACAGGAAAATGATTCTACAGATATCGAAGTCGTTCTTAAAGATCTCAAAAAG ATAAACAAAGGTTCTCTTACAGAGCTTAAATCATTTACAAATCCACCGCAACTAGTTAAAATGGTCATGGAGGCAGTATGTATTTTGCTTGGTAGGACTCCGTCATGGGAACAGTCGAAGAAATTACTTGGTGATGTAAATAACTTCATGCAGCAGATTCAGAATTATGACAAGGATAACATATCT CCGGAAGTAATAACAAAGATACGCAATGAATATACAAGTGATCCGGAGTTTAGTGTAGAAAAAGCAAAGAATGTGTCAGGGGCGGTATGGAAGTTATGTTCATGGGTTATTGCTATGGAAAAATATGATAATCTTAAGAAATCTGCCGATGGAAAATAA
- the LOC139514907 gene encoding dynein axonemal heavy chain 6-like isoform X2, with translation MATQENDSTDIEVVLKDLKKINKGSLTELKSFTNPPQLVKMVMEAVCILLGRTPSWEQSKKLLGDVNNFMQQIQNYDKDNISPEVITKIRNEYTSDPEFSVEKAKNVSGAVWKLCSWVIAMEKYDNLKKSADGK, from the exons ATGGCTACACAGGAAAATGATTCTACAGATATCGAAGTCGTTCTTAAAGATCTTAAAAAG ATAAACAAAGGTTCTCTTACAGAGCTTAAATCATTTACAAATCCACCGCAACTAGTTAAAATGGTCATGGAGGCAGTATGTATTTTGCTTGGTAGGACTCCGTCATGGGAACAGTCGAAGAAATTACTTGGTGATGTAAATAACTTCATGCAGCAGATTCAGAATTATGACAAGGATAACATATCT CCGGAAGTAATAACAAAGATACGCAATGAATATACAAGTGATCCGGAGTTTAGTGTAGAAAAAGCAAAGAATGTGTCAGGGGCGGTATGGAAGTTATGTTCATGGGTTATTGCTATGGAAAAATATGATAATCTTAAGAAATCTGCCGATGGAAAATAA
- the LOC139514896 gene encoding dynein axonemal heavy chain 3-like has product MATQENDSTDIEAVLKDLKKINKGSLTELKSFVHPPQPVKKVMEAVCILLGRTPSWEQSKKLLSDVNKFMQQIQNYDKDNVSTEIITKIRNEYTSDPEFSVEKTKSVSGAIWKLCSWVIAVEKYDNLKKSADEK; this is encoded by the exons ATGGCTACACAGGAAAATGATTCTACAGATATCGAAGCCGTTCTCAAAGATCTCAAAAAG ATAAACAAAGGTTCGCTTACAGAGCTTAAATCATTTGTACATCCACCACAACCAGTTAAAAAGGTCATGGAGGCAGTATGCATTTTGCTTGGTAGAACTCCGTCATGGGAACAGTCGAAGAAATTACTTAGCGATGTAAATAAGTTTATGCAGCAGATTCAGAATTATGACAAGGATAACGTATCT acggaaataATAACAAAGATACGCAATGAATATACAAGTGACCCGGAGTTTAGTGTTGAAAAAACGAAGTCAGTGTCAGGGGCGATATGGAAGTTATGTTCGTGGGTTATTGCTGTGGAAAAATATGATAATCTTAAGAAATCCGCCGatgaaaaataa